One genomic window of Methanosarcina acetivorans C2A includes the following:
- a CDS encoding class I SAM-dependent methyltransferase produces MANKPDLQDITPNLQGISETLLIPLWARAVEAEQTCPIIKDTKAAEIMNGVDYDFTKFANAWKSQIGVVVRTKLLDQAVRCFIQKYPDAVVVNIGCGLDTRFVQVDNGKIHWYDLDLPEVIRIRQNFFVETDHYRMIAKSVFDDSWMDEISVTDEPVLIIAEGLLMYFTVQEVKTLLNKLISEFPGAEMLLEVMSPDIVKMSKRHDTIGRMDAKFRWGVKDSQELETYNKQIKVVNEWNYFDYHKDRWGWLGWLAVIPAFKNHFNNRIVHLQFT; encoded by the coding sequence ATGGCTAATAAGCCGGATTTACAGGATATAACACCGAATTTACAGGGTATATCTGAGACCTTGCTTATCCCGTTGTGGGCGCGGGCCGTTGAAGCAGAACAAACCTGCCCGATAATTAAAGATACAAAAGCAGCGGAGATAATGAACGGAGTAGACTATGATTTCACGAAATTTGCCAATGCATGGAAATCCCAGATCGGGGTTGTGGTGAGAACCAAGCTTCTGGATCAAGCTGTGCGGTGTTTCATTCAAAAGTACCCCGACGCTGTAGTGGTTAACATAGGCTGTGGACTGGATACACGCTTTGTGCAGGTAGATAATGGTAAGATACACTGGTACGATTTGGATTTACCGGAAGTAATCCGCATCAGACAGAATTTTTTTGTCGAAACTGACCACTACAGGATGATTGCCAAATCGGTCTTTGATGATTCCTGGATGGACGAAATTAGTGTAACAGACGAACCGGTTTTGATCATTGCCGAAGGGCTACTGATGTATTTTACCGTGCAGGAAGTCAAAACCCTGCTGAATAAACTGATTTCCGAATTCCCGGGAGCAGAAATGCTTCTGGAAGTTATGAGCCCGGACATCGTGAAGATGAGCAAGCGACATGATACTATAGGCAGAATGGATGCTAAATTTCGATGGGGAGTAAAAGATAGCCAGGAATTGGAAACCTACAATAAGCAAATTAAAGTGGTCAACGAGTGGAATTACTTCGATTATCATAAAGACAGGTGGGGCTGGCTGGGCTGGCTGGCTGTTATTCCCGCTTTTAAAAATCATTTCAATAACAGGATAGTCCATTTGCAATTCACTTAA
- a CDS encoding ABC transporter ATP-binding protein — translation MIKYFQNKYAMSEKGAKDLLHSIIWTVVMDISFLAPVILSFYFLDEHISSLINSSTSQKSSFLYYVILSAVSFLIMFVIATFQYDSAYTKIYEESAQRRISLAETLRKLPLAFFGKKDIADLSSTIMEDVTQIETLFSHTVPQLYAAGLTLLIMGMMMFFYNWELSLAVFWVVPVAALVFYLSRKFQNSTQVRIYNIKRDISDNIQEGLDSVHEVKSYNREEAFSKALNAKLDNYEKFLIKTELLIGAFINLSYAVLKLGLPSVILVGAYLLSTGTINIFTYIVFLVITARIYNPITDALNNFAALIYLNVRINRMKEMDGMPRQEGRTEFHPKNYDIEFKNVDFSYQDGVQTLQNVNFTAKQGEVTALVGPSGGGKSTVAKLSARFWDIDKGVITMGGEDISRVDPETLLNNFSIVFQDVTLFNSSVMDNIRLGKEDAPDEEVMKAAQLAQCDEFVKKLPQGYDTLIGENGEKLSGGERQRISIARAILKDAPIILLDEATASLDAENESKIQRALSELIKNKTVLIIAHRMRTVSGADKIVVIKDGVIAETGTPFELKENQGIFSSMLKAQYQSN, via the coding sequence ATGATAAAATATTTTCAAAATAAATATGCTATGTCTGAAAAAGGCGCAAAAGACCTTCTTCACTCGATAATCTGGACCGTAGTGATGGACATCAGCTTTCTGGCTCCGGTAATCCTCAGCTTTTATTTCCTCGATGAACACATAAGCTCCCTGATAAATTCTTCAACCAGCCAGAAAAGCAGCTTTCTCTACTACGTTATTCTGTCTGCCGTGTCCTTCCTGATAATGTTTGTTATCGCCACCTTTCAGTACGACTCGGCCTACACGAAAATTTATGAAGAAAGTGCTCAAAGACGGATCAGTCTGGCTGAAACGCTAAGAAAGCTTCCATTAGCTTTTTTTGGCAAAAAAGATATTGCCGATTTAAGCTCTACCATCATGGAAGATGTAACACAGATAGAGACGCTCTTTTCCCATACGGTTCCCCAGCTTTATGCAGCGGGATTGACTCTTCTGATCATGGGGATGATGATGTTTTTCTATAACTGGGAGCTGTCCCTTGCCGTATTCTGGGTAGTTCCGGTTGCCGCCCTGGTTTTTTATCTTTCGAGAAAGTTTCAAAATAGTACACAGGTGAGAATATATAATATAAAAAGAGATATCTCGGATAATATTCAAGAGGGACTTGATTCAGTCCACGAAGTAAAGTCCTACAACAGAGAAGAGGCTTTTTCAAAGGCGTTAAACGCAAAGTTGGATAACTACGAAAAGTTTTTGATCAAAACAGAGCTTTTGATAGGCGCATTCATCAACCTTTCTTACGCTGTTTTAAAGCTTGGTCTTCCCAGTGTCATATTGGTCGGAGCATATCTTTTGTCAACCGGGACCATAAATATTTTTACTTACATTGTTTTTCTTGTCATCACTGCGCGCATTTATAATCCGATTACGGACGCTTTGAACAACTTTGCAGCGCTTATATATCTCAACGTGCGGATAAACCGCATGAAAGAGATGGATGGAATGCCAAGACAGGAAGGAAGAACTGAATTTCATCCGAAAAACTACGATATCGAATTCAAGAACGTGGACTTCTCCTATCAAGACGGTGTGCAAACATTGCAGAATGTAAACTTCACCGCAAAGCAAGGTGAAGTAACGGCGCTTGTAGGACCTTCCGGCGGCGGGAAAAGCACGGTTGCAAAGCTGTCTGCTCGTTTCTGGGATATCGACAAAGGGGTCATCACCATGGGCGGAGAAGATATCTCCAGGGTTGATCCTGAAACCCTTCTGAACAATTTTTCAATCGTTTTTCAGGATGTTACGCTTTTTAATTCAAGCGTTATGGATAATATCCGTCTTGGGAAGGAAGACGCACCGGATGAAGAAGTAATGAAGGCGGCACAACTGGCCCAATGCGATGAGTTCGTAAAGAAGCTTCCGCAAGGATATGACACCTTAATAGGAGAAAACGGAGAAAAATTATCGGGAGGCGAAAGACAGCGTATATCAATAGCCAGAGCAATACTAAAAGACGCTCCAATTATCCTGCTTGACGAGGCTACAGCATCTCTTGATGCGGAAAATGAGAGCAAAATCCAAAGAGCACTCAGTGAGCTTATAAAAAACAAAACCGTTTTGATTATTGCGCATCGTATGAGAACAGTTTCAGGGGCTGATAAGATTGTTGTCATTAAAGACGGGGTTATCGCAGAAACAGGCACACCTTTTGAATTAAAAGAAAATCAAGGAATTTTTTCCTCAATGTTAAAGGCGCAATATCAAAGTAATTAA
- a CDS encoding ABC transporter ATP-binding protein, giving the protein MGKKKVLLPLSLVLSGISAVLNILPFVLIWYITRDILSAPQSIDISNVSFYAWLAFASAIGGIIVYFCALMSSHLAAFHVEVGIQKVGMNKIMSMPLGFFDKHSSGKIRKIVNDGAGTTHTFLAHQLPDMAGSVVSPIILIALTFIVDWRMGLASFVPIILGFITMKFMMNSEGKKFQKMYFDSLEEMSSESVEYVRGIPVVKTFGQTVFSFKRFYDSIIKYKEMVHAYTLLWRKPMSFYTVIMQSAAFFLIPVAIFLIGRGENLPLVLADFVFYILISPIFTMLLMKSMYFQQNTLIAEQAIDRLDNLLDYPSMSHSENTKNIQNHSLEFRNVAFSYEGSDKRAVDKISFKLNEGETVALVGPSGGGKTTISRLAARFWDADEGAVLVGGINVKDIPKKELMDNISFVFQNTRLFKGSLKENIVFGKDNVGEEELNKAIDFSQSREIIENLPDGLDTIIGSKGTYLSGGEQQRIALARAMVKNAPIVLLDEATAFVDPENEHLIQKALKELSRGKTTLMIAHRLTSVREVNRILVIESGRIAEEGTHAELLNKGGIYKTMWDEYQKSVAWKIAAKAR; this is encoded by the coding sequence ATGGGCAAGAAGAAAGTACTTTTGCCATTATCATTGGTATTGTCGGGAATTTCCGCAGTTCTTAACATCTTGCCTTTTGTGCTTATATGGTACATAACACGTGATATATTATCAGCTCCCCAATCGATTGACATTTCAAATGTCAGTTTTTATGCGTGGCTAGCCTTTGCAAGTGCAATAGGAGGAATAATAGTATATTTTTGCGCACTTATGAGCTCGCATCTTGCGGCTTTTCACGTAGAGGTCGGGATACAAAAAGTTGGCATGAACAAAATAATGTCTATGCCGCTTGGTTTTTTTGATAAGCATTCAAGCGGGAAAATACGAAAGATTGTAAATGACGGAGCGGGAACAACTCATACATTTTTAGCACATCAGCTCCCGGATATGGCAGGCAGCGTCGTCTCCCCCATTATTCTTATAGCTCTGACTTTTATCGTAGACTGGAGAATGGGACTTGCTTCTTTTGTTCCAATTATTTTGGGCTTCATAACAATGAAGTTCATGATGAACTCCGAAGGTAAAAAATTTCAAAAAATGTATTTTGATTCTTTAGAGGAAATGAGCTCCGAATCCGTGGAATATGTCCGCGGTATTCCGGTTGTAAAAACATTCGGCCAAACAGTATTTTCTTTTAAGCGGTTCTATGACAGCATAATCAAATATAAAGAGATGGTTCATGCGTATACCCTTCTTTGGCGAAAACCAATGTCATTTTACACCGTAATTATGCAATCAGCCGCATTCTTTTTAATTCCAGTGGCTATCTTTTTAATAGGAAGAGGAGAAAACCTTCCCCTTGTGCTTGCGGACTTTGTTTTTTACATTCTGATATCGCCAATTTTCACTATGCTTTTGATGAAATCGATGTATTTTCAGCAAAATACTTTGATTGCGGAGCAAGCCATTGACAGGCTGGATAACCTATTAGATTATCCAAGCATGAGCCATAGCGAAAACACAAAAAACATCCAAAATCACAGCCTGGAGTTTAGGAACGTAGCGTTTTCATATGAAGGAAGCGACAAACGCGCCGTCGATAAAATCAGCTTTAAATTAAACGAAGGTGAAACGGTCGCACTTGTAGGTCCTTCAGGAGGCGGAAAAACAACCATTTCCCGGCTGGCCGCTCGCTTTTGGGATGCAGATGAAGGCGCAGTATTAGTCGGAGGAATAAATGTCAAGGATATTCCTAAAAAAGAACTAATGGACAATATTTCCTTTGTTTTTCAAAACACCAGGCTGTTTAAAGGTTCACTAAAAGAAAATATAGTTTTTGGAAAAGATAACGTCGGAGAAGAAGAACTAAATAAAGCAATTGATTTTTCGCAGTCAAGAGAAATTATCGAAAATCTCCCTGACGGACTTGATACGATAATAGGCTCAAAAGGAACCTATCTTTCAGGGGGAGAACAACAGAGAATTGCGCTTGCCAGAGCCATGGTCAAGAATGCTCCGATCGTGCTTTTAGATGAAGCCACTGCCTTTGTAGACCCTGAAAATGAACATTTAATCCAAAAAGCTCTTAAGGAGCTTAGCCGTGGCAAAACAACTCTTATGATTGCACATCGTCTTACCAGCGTACGGGAGGTCAACAGAATTCTGGTTATCGAAAGCGGAAGGATTGCAGAGGAAGGAACGCACGCAGAGTTGCTGAATAAAGGTGGCATCTACAAAACCATGTGGGATGAATACCAAAAATCTGTTGCCTGGAAAATTGCCGCAAAAGCCAGGTAA
- a CDS encoding FeoC-like transcriptional regulator, producing the protein MVLGYIYVLKQMEEAEKKGSISFNEISRHLKMSTQQLKGLLEIMEGMGHVEKVTETNPDWSSSCSGSCKNCGCCECSGKITLSSGKIYRLTEKGRRVCHNRTG; encoded by the coding sequence ATGGTACTCGGATACATATATGTACTGAAACAGATGGAAGAAGCGGAAAAGAAAGGCAGTATCTCTTTCAATGAGATTTCGAGACATTTGAAAATGAGTACGCAGCAGCTTAAAGGTTTACTCGAAATTATGGAAGGAATGGGACATGTTGAAAAAGTTACGGAGACAAATCCTGACTGGTCTTCTTCCTGCTCCGGCTCCTGTAAAAATTGCGGGTGTTGCGAATGTTCAGGAAAAATTACCTTATCAAGCGGTAAAATTTACAGGTTGACCGAAAAGGGACGGAGAGTTTGTCACAACCGGACAGGCTGA
- the feoB gene encoding ferrous iron transport protein B produces the protein MVENKIRVALAGNPNVGKTTVFNAITGARQKVGNWPGVTVEKKVGTKEYAGHVLEIVDLPGTYSLTAYSADEVVARDYILEEKPDVVVQILDSTNLERNLYLSTQLLEMGTNLVFALNMSDLSERRGDEVDILRLEKLLGTSLIKTTANEGKGINALLDAIITKADSEAHLPHEIGYGKDVEEKIRHLENILVKDMTLLNRYPSRWLSIKLLEGDENARSKLSQSSVKPEVEKFLSGLDPEGYEAEMADKRYEFISSILSQACTTCVEKMSPSDMVDKVLTNRYLGIPIFLTLMWGMFELTFTFASPFMELIDMFFGSLAETVAANIDSSWLASLLGDGIIAGVGSVILFVPNIFILFFLLALLEDSGYLARAAFIMDRLMYSMGLQGKSFIPMLMGFGCSVPAIMATRTLEDEKDRLITMMVTPFMSCGARMPVYVLLAGTFFGKQAGSVIFGLYVLGIIVAILSAKLFRSVIFKGKPSSFIMELPPYHLPSVGNSLKHMWNQGSLYLKRVGTVITGGVVIIWLLAYFPQGVEYGSAESYIGSLGKLIEPLVAPIGFDWKIAISLIFGFLAKEVVLGSLGTLYGTGEDEGILSSTLAADPTFTPAIALGLMVFTLLYVPCIGAVAVIKKESGSWKWMLFAAAYSTAVAWIMAFVTVKIGSNILA, from the coding sequence TTGGTTGAGAATAAAATCAGGGTTGCACTTGCAGGAAACCCCAATGTGGGCAAGACGACCGTTTTCAATGCTATTACCGGGGCCAGGCAAAAAGTGGGAAACTGGCCAGGAGTAACGGTCGAGAAAAAAGTAGGTACAAAAGAATATGCTGGGCATGTCCTTGAAATTGTAGACCTTCCGGGAACCTACAGCCTCACAGCCTATTCGGCAGACGAAGTTGTTGCCAGAGATTACATCCTTGAGGAAAAACCGGATGTTGTAGTCCAGATTCTTGACTCGACAAACCTGGAACGCAACCTGTACCTGAGCACCCAGCTACTGGAAATGGGAACGAATCTTGTCTTTGCTCTGAATATGTCCGACCTTTCGGAAAGACGAGGAGATGAGGTAGATATCCTCAGGCTTGAAAAATTACTTGGAACCTCTTTGATAAAGACAACGGCAAACGAAGGCAAAGGTATCAACGCCCTCCTTGACGCAATAATCACAAAAGCCGATTCCGAAGCACACTTGCCTCATGAGATAGGGTACGGGAAAGATGTTGAAGAGAAGATACGTCATCTGGAAAATATTCTCGTTAAAGACATGACCCTTCTGAACAGATACCCTTCCAGATGGTTGAGCATAAAACTACTCGAAGGAGACGAAAATGCTCGCTCAAAACTTTCTCAGTCAAGTGTAAAGCCTGAAGTTGAAAAATTCCTTTCCGGCCTGGACCCGGAGGGATACGAAGCTGAAATGGCCGATAAGCGGTATGAGTTCATAAGCAGTATACTGTCTCAGGCATGTACGACCTGTGTTGAAAAAATGTCACCTTCCGACATGGTCGATAAGGTACTTACAAACAGGTATCTTGGAATACCTATCTTCCTTACCCTGATGTGGGGTATGTTCGAACTTACCTTTACCTTCGCCTCTCCCTTCATGGAACTCATAGACATGTTTTTCGGTTCGCTTGCCGAAACTGTTGCTGCAAACATTGATTCTTCCTGGCTTGCATCCCTGCTCGGAGATGGGATAATTGCAGGAGTGGGATCAGTTATACTTTTTGTACCCAATATTTTCATCCTGTTCTTCCTCCTGGCTTTGCTGGAAGACAGCGGATATCTTGCAAGAGCCGCCTTTATTATGGACAGGTTGATGTATTCAATGGGACTCCAGGGGAAATCTTTTATCCCTATGCTTATGGGCTTCGGATGTTCGGTCCCGGCTATTATGGCAACTCGCACCCTTGAAGATGAAAAAGACCGCCTTATTACGATGATGGTTACGCCTTTCATGTCCTGCGGAGCCAGGATGCCTGTGTACGTGCTGCTTGCAGGGACGTTTTTCGGGAAACAGGCAGGATCGGTTATCTTCGGGCTTTACGTGCTCGGCATAATTGTGGCAATCCTGTCTGCCAAGCTATTCCGGAGTGTCATTTTCAAAGGCAAACCTTCTTCCTTTATAATGGAACTGCCTCCTTACCACTTGCCTTCGGTCGGCAATTCCCTGAAACATATGTGGAACCAGGGCTCTCTTTACCTGAAACGGGTAGGTACCGTGATCACCGGAGGAGTGGTGATTATATGGCTACTTGCATACTTCCCGCAGGGAGTCGAATACGGAAGTGCGGAAAGTTACATAGGCAGCCTGGGAAAACTGATCGAACCTCTCGTAGCTCCGATAGGGTTTGACTGGAAAATTGCAATTTCCCTAATCTTCGGGTTCCTTGCCAAAGAGGTTGTCCTCGGTTCTCTCGGTACCCTATACGGCACAGGGGAAGATGAAGGAATATTGTCTTCGACTCTTGCAGCAGACCCTACATTCACACCCGCGATTGCACTCGGGCTCATGGTTTTTACCCTGCTTTACGTACCCTGCATAGGAGCAGTTGCAGTAATCAAAAAAGAGTCGGGATCCTGGAAATGGATGCTTTTTGCAGCAGCTTATTCGACAGCTGTGGCGTGGATAATGGCCTTTGTGACGGTAAAAATAGGGAGTAACATATTGGCATAA
- a CDS encoding FeoA family protein, with protein MPLTMLSEGKGCRIKEVRAGLELKRRLTEMGFTPSSSVRLIGCERGNLLVNVNGARYALGKGMAMKIMVEPDPCEGVELG; from the coding sequence ATGCCTCTTACCATGCTTTCGGAAGGGAAAGGCTGCAGGATCAAAGAAGTTCGAGCAGGTCTGGAGCTCAAGAGAAGGCTGACAGAAATGGGTTTTACGCCTTCGTCTTCTGTCCGGCTTATAGGATGCGAGAGAGGGAATCTGCTTGTCAACGTGAATGGAGCACGTTACGCCCTTGGAAAGGGTATGGCTATGAAAATTATGGTCGAACCGGATCCGTGTGAAGGTGTGGAACTTGGTTGA
- a CDS encoding FeoA family protein, whose amino-acid sequence MIETRDKTLNMLETGQRARVIQVRGRGSSRKRLLDMGMVPGTVLNVTKKAPLGDPVDFKLKGYNLSLRKTEAEAVVVEVLED is encoded by the coding sequence ATGATAGAAACGAGAGATAAAACCCTGAATATGCTGGAAACAGGCCAAAGAGCCCGCGTTATCCAGGTAAGAGGAAGAGGGAGTTCCCGCAAACGGCTCCTTGATATGGGTATGGTTCCCGGGACAGTTCTGAATGTCACCAAAAAAGCCCCATTGGGAGACCCTGTGGATTTCAAGTTGAAAGGATACAACCTCTCTCTCAGGAAGACTGAGGCAGAGGCAGTTGTTGTTGAAGTACTGGAGGATTAA
- a CDS encoding MASE3 domain-containing protein produces the protein MPLKSSLIKLGLFLIIAGLLYIISLKNYLLFRIVVNQFNVIIAYMVFIIVWKSKVISENRYLTFVGTALFFIACLGFLRAFSYERIGVFSGYGANLPAQLWISIRYMGGVSFFVAPLLLTRNVWDGKSNLKPSGNDLFARKVFLVYAIITAALLLSIFHYGNFPDCYVENYGLTHFKIYSEYFISFLFICSLMLLYQKRNSFEKHVFRILMASIALSILTELALTYYTYTEEFFNFIGHIFNVLSVYLIYIAIVETGFEEPCSLFFRDLKFREEAFRREATFLKDDQGRIYRMLGLEKCTPAGEPAYEDLQTKAEHYSSLLQNVQGIIGFRLDEKGVPIFMEGAVEAITGYGKKDFISGKMKWTEIVVPEDRPLILDSMKKAELSPESSHELEYRVRRKDGEIRWVREIMQPLPEDSGMPGQFQGFIRDITQRKMAEETLSRTEEARIKEIHHRIKNNLQVISSMLSLQAEKFSDEETLEAFRESQNRVTSMALIHEELYEGKDMETLDFAVYLRRLIGDLLSSYTVGNREIDLKLDLKQIYLGMDTAVPLGIVVNELVSNSLKHAFPAGKRGEIRISLSRSENYEKRHENGNFEVERYIETGSRSIEPDEMGIEKSEEGIVRCSGSKRGIEKSEKDPVFMLIVADNGNGFPQNIDFRNTDSLGLQLVSILVEQINGSIELNRDEGTEFRILFGKVGN, from the coding sequence ATGCCCCTTAAGTCTTCTCTTATCAAGCTGGGGTTATTCCTTATCATAGCAGGTTTACTTTACATAATCAGTCTCAAGAACTACCTGCTCTTTCGTATTGTGGTAAATCAGTTTAATGTCATAATCGCTTACATGGTTTTCATAATAGTATGGAAATCAAAAGTCATTTCGGAAAACCGGTACCTTACATTTGTCGGGACAGCACTTTTTTTCATAGCATGCCTTGGCTTTTTGCGTGCATTTTCCTATGAAAGAATAGGCGTATTTTCGGGATACGGGGCAAACCTCCCCGCCCAGCTCTGGATCTCTATAAGGTATATGGGAGGTGTTTCCTTTTTTGTAGCCCCTTTGCTTTTGACCCGTAATGTATGGGACGGAAAAAGTAATCTAAAACCTTCAGGAAATGACCTGTTTGCCCGGAAAGTTTTTCTTGTATATGCTATTATTACGGCAGCTCTTCTGCTCTCAATCTTTCATTACGGGAACTTTCCGGACTGCTATGTGGAAAACTACGGACTTACTCATTTTAAAATATACAGTGAGTATTTCATCTCTTTCTTATTCATATGTTCGTTGATGCTCCTGTACCAGAAAAGAAACAGCTTCGAAAAACATGTTTTCAGAATCCTTATGGCATCGATAGCGCTATCAATCCTGACCGAACTGGCTCTTACCTACTATACGTATACGGAGGAGTTTTTCAACTTTATCGGGCATATTTTTAATGTCCTGTCTGTTTACCTGATCTATATAGCAATCGTGGAAACGGGGTTTGAGGAACCTTGCAGCCTTTTTTTCAGGGACCTTAAATTCAGGGAGGAAGCTTTCAGGAGGGAAGCTACTTTCCTGAAGGACGACCAGGGACGAATTTACAGGATGCTTGGACTGGAGAAATGTACGCCTGCCGGTGAACCTGCATACGAGGATCTGCAAACAAAAGCTGAACATTACAGCTCCCTGCTGCAGAACGTACAGGGGATTATCGGCTTCAGACTCGATGAGAAAGGCGTTCCGATATTTATGGAAGGGGCTGTGGAAGCAATCACAGGTTACGGAAAAAAAGACTTTATTTCCGGTAAAATGAAGTGGACCGAAATAGTTGTACCTGAAGACCGACCGCTGATCCTTGATAGTATGAAAAAAGCAGAGTTAAGCCCGGAATCCTCGCATGAGCTGGAATACAGGGTCAGGAGAAAAGATGGGGAAATTAGGTGGGTCAGGGAAATTATGCAGCCCCTTCCCGAGGATTCCGGAATGCCGGGGCAATTCCAGGGCTTTATTCGTGATATCACCCAGCGTAAAATGGCTGAAGAAACTCTTTCCAGAACAGAGGAAGCCCGCATAAAAGAAATCCACCATCGAATTAAGAATAATCTGCAGGTGATCTCCTCGATGCTTAGCCTCCAGGCGGAAAAGTTCAGTGACGAAGAAACCCTTGAAGCCTTCAGGGAAAGCCAGAACCGTGTAACTTCCATGGCCTTGATTCATGAGGAACTTTACGAAGGAAAGGATATGGAGACTCTTGATTTTGCAGTTTACCTTCGCAGGCTTATCGGAGACCTTCTCAGTTCATATACCGTAGGAAACAGGGAAATTGACCTGAAACTGGACCTTAAGCAGATTTATCTGGGAATGGATACCGCAGTTCCTCTCGGCATCGTCGTAAATGAACTGGTTTCGAATTCCTTAAAGCACGCTTTCCCCGCAGGAAAGAGAGGAGAAATCCGTATAAGCCTCTCAAGATCGGAGAATTACGAAAAAAGACATGAAAACGGTAATTTCGAAGTAGAAAGGTACATCGAAACGGGCTCACGGAGCATAGAACCGGATGAAATGGGTATAGAGAAAAGTGAAGAGGGAATAGTAAGGTGTTCCGGGAGCAAAAGGGGCATTGAAAAGAGTGAAAAAGATCCAGTGTTTATGCTGATCGTAGCTGATAACGGAAATGGATTTCCTCAAAATATCGATTTCAGGAATACGGATTCTCTTGGACTCCAGCTTGTAAGCATTCTTGTAGAACAGATAAACGGGAGCATCGAACTTAACAGGGATGAAGGAACGGAATTCAGAATCCTGTTCGGAAAGGTAGGAAATTGA
- the amrS gene encoding AmmeMemoRadiSam system radical SAM enzyme, translating to MGIVVIREAMFYEKLEADKVHCGLCAHRCKIAPGKRGFCGVRENRGGNLYSLIYGTVSSEAVDPIEKKPLYHFYPGSYVYSVGTIGCNFRCKHCQNWSISQVCLEDSYTTDILPDELVGRALFSGSKSIAWTYNEPTIWHEYTYESAKMAKEAGLATVYVTNGYMTPEALRHIEPYLDAANIDIKAFTEKFYHDVASAKLAPVLEASALAKELGIHVEITNLIIPHQNDSPEELRELSKWAYKNLGPETPLHFTRFHPQYQMQDLQPTPVKTMEEACKIATEEGMKYVYMGNVPGSDRNNTFCPNCGKILITRGFFDIEKYEITPEKTCPVCGENIPIIGEYVKREFNEAED from the coding sequence ATGGGGATTGTTGTGATTCGCGAAGCCATGTTCTACGAGAAACTCGAAGCTGACAAAGTACATTGCGGGCTCTGCGCCCATAGGTGCAAAATCGCTCCCGGAAAGAGAGGATTCTGCGGAGTCAGGGAAAATCGGGGAGGTAATCTTTATTCTCTTATTTACGGGACAGTTTCCAGCGAAGCTGTGGACCCTATCGAGAAAAAGCCGCTCTACCACTTCTATCCGGGGTCTTATGTCTACTCGGTGGGGACTATCGGATGCAACTTCCGCTGCAAGCACTGCCAGAACTGGTCGATTTCTCAGGTTTGTCTTGAAGACTCTTACACAACAGATATCCTTCCGGACGAGCTGGTAGGAAGGGCGCTTTTCTCAGGCTCGAAGTCCATTGCCTGGACGTATAATGAGCCCACAATCTGGCACGAGTATACGTACGAAAGCGCAAAAATGGCAAAAGAAGCCGGGCTTGCTACAGTATATGTGACCAACGGCTACATGACTCCCGAAGCCCTCAGGCATATTGAACCCTATCTGGATGCTGCCAATATCGATATCAAGGCTTTCACCGAGAAGTTTTATCATGATGTTGCCAGTGCAAAGCTGGCCCCGGTACTTGAGGCTTCTGCCCTTGCAAAAGAGCTCGGGATTCATGTAGAGATAACCAATCTCATCATCCCGCATCAGAATGACTCTCCAGAAGAACTCAGGGAACTTTCGAAGTGGGCTTACAAAAACCTCGGACCTGAAACTCCCCTCCACTTTACACGCTTTCACCCCCAGTACCAGATGCAGGACCTCCAGCCAACTCCGGTAAAAACCATGGAGGAAGCCTGTAAAATCGCAACGGAAGAAGGAATGAAGTATGTCTATATGGGCAACGTTCCGGGAAGCGACCGCAATAATACCTTCTGTCCGAATTGCGGCAAAATACTGATCACCCGAGGATTTTTCGATATAGAAAAGTACGAAATTACGCCTGAAAAGACCTGCCCGGTCTGCGGGGAGAATATTCCTATCATCGGAGAGTATGTAAAACGGGAATTTAATGAAGCGGAAGACTGA